One Deinococcus roseus DNA window includes the following coding sequences:
- a CDS encoding Crp/Fnr family transcriptional regulator: MQSSQAITDLQNQTLFADLPEEAIHRIAQSAILRNYSAGNALFDQEEGGEALYLIVSGEIGIEHYGALGQERVINQMYAPCIVGEVAVLTHVPRTATARCLTAVRCYVIYRDIFKELSRKYPQILWNLASILAERLTQTNRDLTMRTFANAETWIAYTLHSMFEERHRKNVPKHNELPVTHADLARRSGNSRETITRTLKKLEEVGVVKTHPRMIKILNADELEALANDLGDF; this comes from the coding sequence ATGCAATCCAGCCAAGCCATCACGGACTTGCAAAACCAGACCCTTTTTGCTGACCTTCCCGAGGAGGCCATCCACCGCATTGCCCAGTCGGCCATCCTGCGCAACTACAGCGCCGGAAACGCCCTGTTCGATCAGGAGGAGGGCGGCGAGGCCCTGTACCTGATTGTCAGCGGTGAAATTGGCATTGAGCATTACGGAGCGCTCGGGCAGGAACGGGTGATCAACCAGATGTATGCGCCATGCATCGTGGGGGAAGTGGCGGTTTTGACCCATGTTCCCCGCACTGCCACCGCACGCTGCCTGACTGCAGTTCGCTGCTATGTGATCTACCGGGACATCTTCAAGGAACTGAGTCGCAAGTATCCGCAGATTTTGTGGAACCTCGCCAGCATTCTCGCCGAACGCCTCACCCAGACCAACCGCGACCTGACCATGCGCACGTTTGCCAACGCCGAAACCTGGATCGCTTACACCCTGCACTCCATGTTTGAAGAGCGTCACCGCAAAAACGTGCCCAAGCACAACGAACTGCCCGTCACCCACGCAGATCTGGCCCGCCGCAGCGGGAACAGCCGGGAAACCATCACCCGCACCCTCAAAAAGCTGGAAGAAGTCGGTGTGGTGAAAACCCACCCCCGCATGATCAAAATCCTCAATGCCGATGAGCTGGAAGCCCTGGCCAACGACCTGGGCGACTTCTGA
- a CDS encoding TetR/AcrR family transcriptional regulator: MSPRKSDARQKLIDTTALLLQKQGYAATGLDQILQTSSAPKGSLYHYFPEGKEQLAADALQQVGAQYSQLFQHALSEHGLMYGFKFILGYFENMLVTSNYTQGCPIASVATTLQPEQTALQEACNQVFDSWLQGISQALKAHNFPEHLAPLILSSLEGALMLCRVQKSTFPLRTTGEALFQMLEAQHAQNR; the protein is encoded by the coding sequence ATGTCACCCCGCAAGTCCGATGCCCGCCAGAAACTCATCGACACCACAGCCCTGCTGCTGCAGAAACAGGGATACGCAGCCACAGGGCTGGACCAGATCCTGCAGACCAGTTCTGCACCCAAAGGCTCCCTGTACCACTACTTTCCAGAAGGCAAGGAACAACTCGCTGCAGACGCCCTTCAGCAGGTTGGGGCACAGTACAGCCAGCTTTTCCAGCATGCCCTCAGCGAACACGGGTTGATGTACGGCTTCAAATTCATTCTGGGGTACTTCGAGAACATGCTGGTGACCAGCAACTACACCCAGGGATGCCCCATTGCCAGTGTGGCCACCACCCTGCAACCCGAACAGACCGCCTTGCAGGAAGCCTGCAATCAGGTTTTCGACAGCTGGTTGCAAGGCATCTCGCAGGCCCTGAAAGCCCACAATTTCCCGGAGCACCTCGCCCCCCTGATTCTCTCAAGCCTGGAAGGTGCCCTGATGCTGTGTCGGGTGCAGAAAAGCACATTTCCCCTCAGAACCACCGGAGAAGCCCTCTTTCAAATGCTGGAGGCCCAACATGCTCAGAATCGCTGA
- a CDS encoding DUF2785 domain-containing protein, producing MKKTCLSWLFLALLTQPAFAQDATCGEPPYTSDFWMDVRSGMLPDQQTPDTLSPLLFQCLASPDPVLRDVVGYEVFANWLRGGTLTDSAARDLTALLLKGLQKGIGEEGTPTVFGRTFSALILSEVMRRDARNRFLSDAEYQQVVTGIAAYLKAEKDLRAFNDQQGWMHGVAHAADVLWRMAENPRTTASDLDVLLDALKSKVAPEQPVFYTHNEPERMARVISTLLSRSDVSAQKLDDWLYSLVSGVAWRSSFDSELGMARLHNTRNFFQALYFQVLFPAPGNDQARAIEDTVRRALTSLDLY from the coding sequence ATGAAAAAAACATGCCTGTCTTGGTTGTTTCTGGCCCTGCTGACCCAGCCTGCTTTCGCTCAGGATGCCACCTGTGGAGAGCCTCCATACACCTCTGATTTCTGGATGGATGTGCGTTCTGGCATGCTGCCAGATCAGCAAACCCCGGACACCCTCAGTCCCCTGCTGTTCCAGTGCCTTGCCTCTCCTGACCCGGTGCTGCGGGATGTGGTGGGCTACGAGGTGTTCGCAAACTGGCTGCGGGGTGGTACCCTGACCGATTCCGCTGCCCGTGACCTCACCGCACTGCTGTTGAAAGGGCTGCAAAAAGGCATTGGAGAAGAAGGCACCCCCACGGTCTTTGGAAGGACTTTCTCTGCCCTGATCCTCTCTGAGGTGATGCGCAGGGATGCCCGCAACCGGTTTCTTTCTGATGCAGAGTACCAGCAGGTGGTGACAGGCATTGCGGCCTACCTGAAAGCTGAAAAAGACCTCCGGGCCTTCAATGACCAGCAGGGCTGGATGCACGGGGTGGCCCATGCTGCAGATGTGCTGTGGCGCATGGCAGAAAACCCCAGAACCACTGCCTCGGATCTGGATGTGCTGCTGGATGCCCTCAAAAGCAAAGTGGCCCCTGAGCAGCCTGTGTTTTATACCCACAATGAACCGGAACGCATGGCACGGGTGATTTCCACCCTGCTTTCCCGTTCGGATGTTTCAGCCCAGAAACTGGACGACTGGCTGTACAGCCTGGTGTCTGGCGTGGCCTGGCGCAGTTCCTTTGACAGTGAGCTGGGCATGGCCCGATTGCACAACACCCGCAATTTCTTCCAGGCGCTGTATTTTCAGGTGTTGTTTCCTGCACCAGGGAACGATCAGGCCAGGGCCATTGAAGACACGGTGCGGCGTGCCCTGACCAGCCTGGACCTCTACTGA
- a CDS encoding ABC transporter ATP-binding protein, translating into MSVLQALEIHHTFGNTEVLKGVSLQLNPGEVVALTGPSGSGKSTLLHLLAGLERPTLGKVMWGTAQVSTLKGTPLDRLRNQHIGLVFQQHYLLSDLTVLHNALVPSWIQAKHEQQEALELLARVGLSHRLQHYPSQLSGGERQRVALVRAVLNRPSVILADEPTGNLDQHNTQEVMHLLLELARERGSGVLLVTHDEPLASRADRILHLLDGVLVS; encoded by the coding sequence GTGTCTGTGCTGCAAGCGCTTGAGATCCACCATACCTTTGGAAACACGGAAGTCCTGAAAGGGGTCAGCCTGCAGCTGAATCCTGGAGAGGTCGTTGCCCTGACCGGACCTTCCGGCAGCGGAAAAAGCACCCTTCTGCACTTGCTGGCAGGTCTGGAGCGTCCCACCCTTGGGAAGGTGATGTGGGGAACCGCCCAGGTGAGCACCCTCAAAGGAACCCCCCTGGACCGCCTGCGGAACCAGCACATCGGTCTGGTCTTTCAGCAGCATTACCTGCTCAGCGACCTGACGGTGCTGCACAATGCCCTGGTGCCCAGCTGGATTCAGGCAAAACATGAGCAGCAAGAAGCGCTGGAACTGCTGGCCAGGGTGGGCCTTTCCCACCGTTTGCAGCATTATCCTTCTCAGCTTTCAGGTGGGGAAAGGCAGAGGGTGGCCCTGGTGCGTGCAGTCCTCAACCGCCCCTCGGTGATCCTGGCAGATGAACCCACCGGCAACCTGGACCAGCACAACACCCAGGAGGTGATGCACCTGCTGCTGGAACTGGCCCGTGAGCGCGGCTCTGGAGTCCTGCTGGTCACCCATGATGAACCCCTGGCCAGCCGTGCAGACCGCATTTTGCATTTGCTGGATGGGGTTCTGGTCAGCTGA
- a CDS encoding DUF2259 domain-containing protein, translating into MRFLLGALMFSVLSVLTPALAADQSTLQFLGFSRDGKYAAYEQYGIHDGSGFPFSEIVVLNVSQNKTVVSVNKSLQQDGSTIDGARAQALKAAQLSKYGIQSSNLGRSVYASPLGKSSVQFQAKNKSYAMGVQPITFKTSSCINPSVRGVNVQLNKKVIFKDLALPKDRVCAQKYAIQQVRVWDKNRGFIAFLRYEKDGFEGPDVRFWAVSGLLP; encoded by the coding sequence ATGCGATTTTTGTTGGGTGCTTTGATGTTTTCTGTACTGTCTGTTTTGACGCCTGCTCTGGCTGCAGACCAGTCCACGCTGCAGTTCCTGGGATTTTCAAGAGATGGCAAATACGCTGCTTACGAGCAGTACGGGATTCATGACGGAAGTGGGTTTCCTTTCAGTGAAATTGTGGTTTTGAATGTCTCCCAGAACAAAACTGTGGTTTCTGTCAACAAATCCTTGCAGCAAGACGGCAGCACCATCGATGGTGCCAGAGCCCAGGCCCTCAAAGCTGCCCAGCTGAGCAAATATGGCATCCAGTCCAGCAACCTGGGACGCAGCGTGTATGCCAGCCCACTTGGAAAATCCAGTGTGCAGTTTCAGGCCAAGAACAAGAGCTATGCCATGGGTGTGCAGCCCATCACTTTTAAAACCAGCAGTTGCATCAACCCCTCGGTCAGAGGCGTGAACGTGCAACTCAACAAAAAAGTGATTTTCAAAGATCTGGCCCTGCCAAAAGACCGGGTGTGTGCCCAGAAATACGCCATCCAGCAGGTGAGGGTGTGGGACAAAAACAGGGGATTCATTGCTTTCCTGAGGTACGAGAAAGACGGGTTTGAGGGTCCAGATGTGCGCTTCTGGGCTGTGTCAGGATTGCTTCCTTAG
- a CDS encoding enoyl-CoA hydratase/isomerase family protein, whose translation MNNMLEAEFENITLDQDGPLGILTINRPKSLNALNIETFREIAEAIMLIEENPEVEALIVTGGGDKAFVAGADITEVAELEGAFNGRDLSLQGQDIFQQISQLPFLTLAAVNGYALGGGLELAMACDLRIASPGAKLGLPEATLGLIPGYGGTQRLPRLVGVGRALDIMISGRLVDAREAHSIGLVNEVVDQPLDRAKEYARNVLSKTAPLAVGLIKEAVRRGMDTTFGDALEIEADLFGMAVATEDRKEGTQAFLEKRKPNFKGE comes from the coding sequence ATGAACAACATGCTGGAAGCAGAATTTGAAAACATCACCCTGGATCAGGATGGTCCTCTGGGGATCCTCACCATCAACCGCCCCAAGAGCCTGAATGCCCTCAACATCGAGACCTTCCGTGAAATCGCAGAGGCCATCATGCTGATCGAGGAGAACCCCGAAGTGGAAGCCCTGATTGTCACTGGTGGAGGAGACAAAGCTTTTGTGGCAGGTGCTGACATCACCGAGGTGGCAGAACTGGAAGGTGCGTTCAATGGCCGCGACCTGAGTTTGCAAGGTCAGGACATCTTTCAGCAGATTTCCCAGTTGCCTTTTCTGACCCTTGCTGCTGTAAATGGTTACGCCCTGGGGGGTGGCCTGGAACTGGCCATGGCCTGTGACCTGAGGATTGCTTCTCCTGGGGCCAAACTGGGCCTTCCAGAAGCCACCCTGGGTCTGATTCCTGGTTATGGTGGAACCCAGCGTTTGCCCCGTCTGGTGGGGGTGGGCCGTGCCCTGGACATCATGATCTCAGGCCGTCTGGTGGATGCCAGAGAGGCGCACAGCATCGGTCTGGTCAATGAAGTGGTGGATCAGCCGCTGGACCGTGCCAAGGAGTATGCCCGCAATGTGCTGTCCAAAACGGCTCCTCTGGCCGTGGGCCTGATCAAAGAGGCTGTGCGCAGGGGCATGGACACCACGTTTGGTGACGCTCTGGAAATCGAAGCAGATCTCTTTGGCATGGCAGTGGCCACCGAGGACCGCAAGGAAGGCACGCAGGCTTTCCTGGAGAAACGCAAACCCAATTTCAAAGGGGAATGA
- a CDS encoding acyl-CoA mutase large subunit family protein, translating into MPTKNEWLNTQYQKATQKFPERQYNFKTLSDLDPEPLYTKEDVKDLKPEDLGYPGEYPYTRGVQPSMYRAKLWTMRMFAGFGSAEQTNQRFKALLGAGQTGLSTAFDLPTLMGYDSDHPFSKGEVGKCGVAVASLADMEILFQDINPEEVTTSMTINSPANAIWAMYIANAQKQGYDLNKVGGTIQNDILKEFIAQKEFIFPPEPSVKLVIDTFEWAPKHMPKWNFISVSGYHIREAGATAVQELAFTLADGFHYVEKALERGLDIDEFAPRISFFFDVHNDFFEEIAKFRAARRIWAREMRHRYGAKNPRSWMLRTHAQTAGVSLTAQQPLNNITRVAIQALAAVLGGTNSLHTDSFDEALALPTEEAATIALRTQQIIAYETGVAGVVDPLGGSYYVESLTHTIEQQAMQYIQQIRDLGGVEAGIELGYYAREIQEAAYQYQKEVDRKERLIVGVNAFTDERPLNVPIQLIDPVVERIQAERLARVRRERDPRLVAEGLQALRDAAVMGLNTTPAFIACAHAYCTLGEMMDVLRKVYGEYVEPVTV; encoded by the coding sequence ATGCCCACAAAGAATGAATGGCTGAACACCCAGTACCAGAAGGCCACCCAGAAGTTCCCCGAACGGCAATACAACTTCAAAACCCTCTCTGACCTGGATCCTGAACCCCTCTACACCAAAGAGGATGTGAAGGACCTCAAACCAGAAGACCTGGGTTACCCCGGAGAATACCCTTACACCCGTGGGGTGCAGCCCAGCATGTACCGGGCCAAACTCTGGACCATGCGCATGTTCGCAGGGTTTGGGAGCGCAGAGCAGACCAACCAACGCTTCAAAGCCCTGCTGGGTGCTGGCCAGACCGGACTGTCCACGGCTTTTGACCTGCCCACCCTGATGGGTTACGACTCGGACCACCCGTTCTCGAAGGGAGAGGTCGGGAAATGCGGGGTGGCGGTGGCCAGTCTGGCAGACATGGAAATCCTTTTCCAGGACATCAATCCTGAAGAGGTCACCACCTCCATGACCATCAACAGCCCGGCCAACGCCATCTGGGCCATGTACATCGCCAACGCCCAGAAACAGGGGTATGACCTCAATAAAGTGGGCGGCACCATTCAGAACGACATTTTAAAAGAATTCATTGCCCAGAAGGAGTTCATTTTCCCGCCTGAACCCAGCGTCAAACTGGTGATTGACACCTTTGAATGGGCACCAAAACACATGCCAAAGTGGAACTTCATCAGTGTTTCGGGGTACCACATCCGTGAGGCAGGTGCCACGGCAGTGCAGGAACTGGCTTTCACACTGGCCGATGGTTTCCATTATGTGGAAAAAGCCCTGGAACGGGGCCTGGACATCGATGAATTCGCGCCACGCATCAGTTTCTTCTTTGATGTGCACAATGATTTCTTCGAGGAGATCGCCAAATTCCGGGCGGCCCGCAGGATCTGGGCCAGAGAAATGCGCCACCGTTACGGAGCGAAAAACCCCAGAAGCTGGATGCTCAGAACCCACGCCCAGACCGCCGGGGTCAGCCTGACGGCCCAGCAACCCCTCAACAACATCACCCGGGTGGCCATTCAGGCCCTCGCTGCCGTTCTGGGGGGCACCAACAGCCTGCACACCGATTCTTTTGATGAGGCGTTGGCCCTTCCCACCGAAGAAGCCGCCACCATCGCCCTGAGAACCCAGCAGATCATTGCATACGAAACCGGGGTGGCCGGGGTGGTGGACCCTCTGGGAGGCAGCTATTACGTGGAATCCCTCACCCACACCATTGAGCAGCAGGCCATGCAGTACATCCAGCAGATCCGGGACCTCGGAGGGGTGGAGGCAGGCATTGAACTGGGGTATTACGCCAGGGAAATTCAGGAAGCCGCCTACCAGTACCAGAAAGAGGTGGACCGCAAAGAACGCCTGATTGTGGGTGTCAATGCCTTCACCGATGAGCGGCCCCTCAATGTGCCCATTCAATTGATTGATCCGGTGGTGGAACGCATTCAGGCCGAAAGGCTGGCACGGGTGCGCCGGGAACGGGATCCCCGTCTGGTGGCAGAAGGTCTGCAAGCCCTCAGGGATGCCGCTGTGATGGGCCTGAACACCACTCCAGCCTTCATTGCCTGCGCCCATGCGTATTGCACCCTGGGCGAGATGATGGACGTGCTGCGCAAGGTGTATGGGGAATACGTGGAGCCAGTGACGGTCTGA
- a CDS encoding phosphorylase family protein: MGEIHLHAEPGQVAEFVLLPGDPNRSRWIAETFLQDPVLYTDNRQLLGYTGTYKGVPISVQTTGMGCPSAAIVTEETIRLGGRCLLRVGTLGASHPRVRPGDLVIAQASVPNDGTTRQFFGGAPYAPIASYRILEAAVQAARDGRVKHHIGLIMTEDAFYASTPEHAKLWASRGVLGFEMEASAIFTVAALHGVHAGCMAVASNNIGDPEFVEPSMLRQSVHSMIEVALEAFCLMHAEENK, encoded by the coding sequence ATGGGTGAAATTCATCTTCATGCAGAGCCCGGTCAGGTGGCCGAATTTGTGCTGCTGCCCGGTGACCCGAACCGTTCACGCTGGATTGCTGAGACTTTTCTTCAGGACCCCGTGCTTTACACCGACAACCGTCAACTGCTGGGGTACACCGGAACCTACAAAGGGGTTCCCATCAGTGTGCAGACCACCGGGATGGGCTGCCCGAGTGCCGCCATCGTCACGGAAGAAACCATCCGTCTGGGTGGTCGCTGCCTGCTCAGGGTGGGCACCCTGGGTGCATCCCATCCCAGGGTCAGGCCCGGAGACCTGGTGATTGCCCAGGCCAGTGTGCCCAACGATGGGACCACCCGGCAGTTTTTTGGTGGTGCACCTTACGCTCCCATTGCCAGTTACAGAATTCTGGAAGCTGCAGTGCAGGCGGCCAGAGATGGAAGGGTCAAACACCACATCGGCCTGATCATGACCGAGGATGCTTTTTATGCCAGCACCCCGGAACATGCTAAACTCTGGGCCTCCCGTGGGGTGCTGGGCTTTGAGATGGAAGCCAGTGCCATTTTCACGGTGGCGGCATTGCATGGGGTGCATGCAGGTTGCATGGCTGTGGCCAGCAACAACATTGGGGACCCTGAGTTTGTGGAGCCCAGCATGCTCAGGCAAAGCGTGCACAGCATGATTGAGGTGGCGTTAGAAGCCTTCTGTCTGATGCATGCAGAAGAAAACAAGTAG
- the aroH gene encoding chorismate mutase: MMRGIRGATTVTENTSEAIHEATTELLQKMLDANTVEFENICSIIFTVTPDINAAFPAEAARAIGMTTVPLLNALEIPVPGRLQKAIRVMMHVETEKKQADVKHIYLREAVVLRPDIASAQ; this comes from the coding sequence ATGATGCGCGGGATTCGCGGTGCCACCACCGTCACTGAAAACACCTCTGAAGCCATTCACGAAGCCACAACCGAGCTTCTGCAGAAAATGCTGGATGCCAACACTGTGGAATTTGAAAACATCTGCTCGATCATCTTCACGGTCACACCAGACATCAATGCAGCCTTTCCAGCAGAAGCTGCCCGTGCCATTGGCATGACCACCGTGCCCCTGCTGAATGCCCTGGAAATTCCGGTTCCTGGCCGCCTGCAAAAAGCCATCCGGGTGATGATGCACGTGGAAACCGAGAAAAAGCAAGCAGACGTGAAACACATCTACCTGCGTGAAGCTGTGGTCTTGCGTCCAGACATTGCCAGCGCACAGTAA
- a CDS encoding MBL fold metallo-hydrolase → MLRIAEDLHLLPNFPAFSINTYLMGDVLIDAATKWDAGRLTRQLQGRKPSMLALTHVHPDHQGAASHLCKQMALPLACHEADRDIMEGRKPMLPRSWIIKLQEKTWMGRPHPVARPLTAGDEIAGFKVIHAPGHTPGSVIFFREKDGVAVAGDVLSNLNPFTLQPGLHEMPDEYTVHREQSRQSIKLLASLDPAVVVFGHGRPLTDRQALKRFAGGF, encoded by the coding sequence ATGCTCAGAATCGCTGAAGACCTGCACCTGCTGCCCAACTTTCCGGCTTTTTCGATCAACACCTACCTGATGGGAGATGTTTTGATCGACGCTGCCACCAAATGGGATGCAGGCCGCCTGACCCGCCAATTGCAAGGCCGCAAACCCAGCATGCTGGCCCTCACCCATGTGCACCCGGACCACCAGGGTGCGGCCAGTCACCTGTGCAAACAGATGGCCCTTCCTCTGGCCTGCCATGAAGCAGACCGGGACATCATGGAAGGCAGAAAACCCATGCTGCCCAGAAGCTGGATCATCAAACTGCAGGAAAAAACCTGGATGGGCCGCCCGCATCCTGTGGCCCGTCCCCTCACAGCCGGGGATGAAATTGCAGGTTTCAAAGTGATTCACGCCCCCGGACACACCCCTGGATCGGTGATCTTCTTCCGGGAAAAAGACGGGGTGGCCGTGGCAGGCGATGTGCTGAGCAACCTCAACCCCTTCACCCTGCAGCCCGGCCTGCACGAAATGCCCGACGAATACACCGTTCATCGGGAACAGAGCAGACAGAGCATCAAACTGCTGGCCTCACTGGACCCTGCAGTGGTGGTTTTCGGACATGGGCGGCCCCTGACGGACAGGCAGGCCCTGAAACGGTTTGCGGGTGGGTTTTAA
- a CDS encoding phosphohydrolase: MNQNTKFRIQIEDGQVQKVTPANTELAVAFSSPRQKILDEMDQGIRSDLTPYPKALQAYDMLIKDPEALGHWDMSNYITMRKLGYNDHGRVHAWMTGAASLAILELLLQGGVKPDFVESGFGDIDDANLIVILGTMLHDIGNEVHREQHEQYGVILAMPILDRILPEIYEDVYKRTKVRGFILHCINCHDLHPAPLTIEGGITAVADGTDITKGRGRKAFMLGSVDIHSLSALAVDEVKIVKGKDTPIEIRAIYNNPAGIFQLEEVLAPKVIRTPLSKYVTITAVHSNTEDRMLRKVRLHGAQFVLEEET; encoded by the coding sequence ATGAACCAGAACACCAAGTTCCGCATCCAGATTGAAGACGGTCAGGTTCAGAAAGTCACCCCCGCCAACACCGAACTCGCGGTGGCTTTCTCCAGCCCGAGGCAGAAAATCCTGGACGAGATGGACCAGGGCATTCGCAGTGACCTTACGCCTTACCCCAAAGCCCTGCAAGCCTACGACATGCTGATCAAAGACCCTGAAGCCCTGGGGCACTGGGACATGAGCAATTACATCACCATGCGCAAACTGGGCTACAACGACCACGGACGGGTGCATGCCTGGATGACCGGTGCAGCTTCCCTGGCCATTCTGGAACTCCTGCTGCAAGGCGGGGTCAAACCCGATTTTGTGGAAAGTGGTTTTGGAGACATCGACGATGCCAACCTGATCGTGATTCTGGGCACCATGCTGCACGACATTGGCAACGAGGTGCACCGCGAGCAGCACGAGCAGTATGGGGTCATTCTGGCCATGCCCATCCTGGACCGCATCCTGCCAGAAATCTACGAGGATGTGTACAAGCGCACCAAGGTGCGAGGTTTCATCCTGCACTGCATCAACTGCCACGACCTGCACCCTGCACCCCTGACCATCGAAGGGGGCATCACAGCTGTTGCAGACGGCACCGACATCACCAAAGGCCGTGGGCGCAAAGCGTTCATGCTGGGCAGTGTGGACATCCACAGCCTCAGTGCGCTGGCTGTAGATGAAGTCAAGATTGTGAAAGGCAAAGACACTCCCATCGAAATCCGGGCCATTTACAACAACCCGGCGGGAATTTTCCAGCTGGAAGAGGTGCTGGCCCCCAAAGTGATCCGCACCCCCCTCAGCAAATATGTGACCATCACCGCCGTGCACTCCAACACCGAAGACAGGATGTTGCGCAAAGTGCGTTTGCATGGCGCTCAGTTCGTGCTGGAAGAAGAAACCTGA
- the queG gene encoding tRNA epoxyqueuosine(34) reductase QueG, with protein sequence MNRQDLLLEKALDLGFDVAGWAVAHTPPEAISRYQDWLDRGFQAGMDYLDRQLPRRSDLGSTLTGARSVLVLGISHAFPDLKVPEGGVRVGKVARYAWTPDYHQQIEPLLKSLEETAAQMGVSSRGCVDYAPIMERELASRAFLGWQGKSGMVISQKLGAFVTLAVLLTDLEMEEQGRHADRCGRCSACVQACPTSAIQQGRVIDARRCLSYLTIEHRGPIPEEFRSSLGSWLFGCDHCLEVCPWSIKAGGVARNLIPDPELAHPDLTQFFEGSNRDFDRKFAHTAFSRPRRKGMARNALMVLGNLKDPAHLPLVLKGTQDEAWEVRASAAWALGQFVLGQFAEGASRRTLRGTIEKLLHDPHEEVRQEALKQLERL encoded by the coding sequence GTGAACAGGCAGGACCTCCTTCTGGAAAAAGCACTGGACCTCGGGTTTGATGTGGCAGGCTGGGCAGTGGCCCACACCCCACCAGAAGCCATTTCCCGCTATCAGGACTGGCTGGACCGGGGATTTCAGGCAGGAATGGATTATCTGGACCGGCAGTTGCCCCGCAGGAGCGACCTGGGCAGCACCCTGACCGGAGCCAGAAGCGTGCTGGTGCTGGGCATTTCCCATGCTTTTCCAGATTTAAAAGTTCCGGAAGGTGGGGTGCGGGTGGGCAAGGTGGCCCGCTACGCCTGGACCCCCGATTACCACCAGCAAATCGAACCCCTCCTGAAAAGCCTGGAAGAAACCGCTGCCCAGATGGGGGTCAGCAGTCGGGGGTGTGTGGATTATGCTCCGATCATGGAAAGGGAACTGGCCTCCAGGGCTTTTCTGGGCTGGCAGGGCAAAAGTGGCATGGTGATCTCCCAGAAACTCGGGGCTTTTGTGACCCTGGCGGTGCTGCTCACCGATCTGGAAATGGAGGAGCAGGGGAGACATGCAGACCGCTGTGGCCGCTGCTCTGCCTGTGTGCAGGCCTGTCCCACCTCTGCCATTCAGCAAGGAAGGGTGATTGATGCCAGACGTTGCCTCTCCTACCTGACCATTGAGCACCGGGGTCCCATTCCAGAGGAATTCCGTTCCAGTCTGGGGTCCTGGCTGTTTGGCTGTGACCACTGCCTGGAGGTGTGCCCCTGGAGCATCAAGGCAGGAGGTGTGGCCCGAAACCTCATCCCTGATCCAGAGCTGGCCCACCCGGACCTCACACAGTTCTTTGAGGGATCCAATCGGGATTTTGACCGCAAATTTGCCCACACTGCTTTTTCCAGGCCCAGACGCAAGGGCATGGCCCGCAATGCCCTGATGGTGCTGGGAAACCTGAAAGATCCTGCCCATTTGCCCCTGGTCTTGAAAGGCACGCAGGATGAAGCCTGGGAGGTGCGGGCTTCTGCGGCCTGGGCGCTGGGTCAATTTGTATTGGGTCAATTTGCAGAGGGTGCGTCTAGACGCACCCTCAGAGGCACCATCGAAAAACTCCTGCATGATCCCCATGAAGAGGTCAGGCAGGAGGCTTTAAAGCAACTGGAAAGGCTCTAA